The DNA window actcactgagctcttcagtaaggccattctactgccaatgtttgtctatggcgattgcatggctgtgtgctgaattttatacatctgtcagcagcaggtgtggctgaaatagcctgaATCCGCATACTTTTGTATGcatctatatacacacaaaagtaagtgcgtgtgtgtaatatatatatatttaaataagcTAAGTTAGTTATTTATTCAGGCAGCCATAGGCTGCAGATAGAATAAGAGGCTTATGATTGAGTAATTATGtaccctgaacaaaaatataaacgcaacatgtaaagtgctagtcccatgtttcatgagctgaaatatgaGCCCAGAactgttccataagcacaaaaagcttaaagGTAATaacatgttgtgcacaaatgtgtttacatcactGTTAATGATCattttatcctttgtcaagataaatctattcacttgacaggtgtggcatatcaagaagctgattaaacagcatgaacattgcacaggtgcaccttgtgctggggacaattaaaggccactaaaatgtgcagttgtcacaacacaatgccacagatgtctcaagttgagggataTTGCAATTgggatgctgactgcaggaatgtccatcagagctgttgctgttaatttctctaccataagcaatgtacaacatcgttttagagaatttggcagtacatccaaccaacctcacaaccgcagaccacatgtaaccatgtcagcccaggacctccacatgtctgtaataaaacccttttgtggcaaaaaaaaactcattctgactggctgggcctggctccccagtgggtcggCCTGGCTCCAGGCTCAACCATGGCTGCgctactgcccagtcatgtgaagtccatagattagggcctaatgaatttatttcaattgactgatttccttatatgaactatttGTCATGTTGCCTCTTGCTGTCACCACAACTCTGAGGCACTTTTTGCACAGCACTTGGTTGACATTGGTTTGCCTGTCGCTAAAATACTGCCAAATCACTGAAGATGTGCTCTTTGGCACCAAATCAACGTTCTATAGCACTAGCAGGACTCATTTTTCCAACACACTGAGGTCAagccacagagtttctaaacatCCTACTGTACGGTCTTTGGTGAAGCCCTTTCTCTTCTCATCACCATCTAACTGCGCGCCTGAAACAGGGATGCTTGTGATTCGCCTGCATGTGCACGCCATGCAGAGTGAGAGAGCCCGCTTGTGATTGGTCAGCATCCTTTGTGCATGTAGAGTGTGAATGCGCATCTCATTGGAGGAGGTACCATAGTGTGTTTGTTGTATTAATGAAGTTTCAAAGAAAAGAGAAAAATCGCAGCCTCTTGCAATATGGATAGTGCATGTCCATATCGCACTTACGATTTTAATTTGATTAAATCGTGCAGCCCtatcatccagagtcacatttattttcCAAGTTTCAGCACacaatgttttacatacagcaggttttaaaGGTCTTCTTCCTGTTGCAATActggtatcgtcacagccctaCTCAGTATCTCCTACATTGGGTCAGTATAAAGGCTCTACCTGGTGGGCTCTGCAGATGAGGTCCAGGTCGTGGCGGTTGAGGAACTTGCTGACCACGTCAGCCCCAAAGGTGAAGGAAACGCCCCGGTCGTTTTCCCCCCAGCCCTGCACGTCTTTGTCTGGATCTGACCACAGCAGGTCACACAGCAGGCCTAGCACAGAGAAGGCGCGGTCAGCACAGTCAGAGCCAGTCACAAATATATCACAAAACATGTAACTCCCCCGACACACAAGTTAACACACCTGTGTCAGGGACATCAGTGGGCCTCATGATGCGTCGGATTTGCTCCATGGACTGCAGATCAGGAGAGAGACCTGAGGAAAAGGGATGATTGTTTAatgaataatattttttttaaataatagggATTGAATTGATAGAAAAGCCCCCATGCATACTACCTCCATGGCAGCAGAAGATCTTCTCATCGATTATAGCGGCAATGGGCAAACAGTTGAAGCAATCTGTGAAGGTCTTCCACAGCTTTATGTTGAATCTGCGTTTGCCTGAGGAACACAACATAGAAAGGACATGGAATTATGCTAAGAATTAGTAAAGATCACAAAAGCAATACTATTATGGATCCTCCATCCTCACGGAGAAAGATGACTGAttcggcatgtgtgtgtgtgacactgctTCCGGTCTTACACTCGTCATAGAAACCGTAGATGCGGTTGATGGAGGCACATTCGTGGTTTCCTCTGAGCAGGAAGAAGTTCTCAGGGTATTTGATCTTGTAGGCCAGCAGTAGGCAGATGGTTTCCAGGGACTGCTTGCCTCGGTCCACATAATCCCCCAGGAACAGGTAGTTAGCCTCCGGGGGGAAGCCCCCGTACTCAAAGAGCCGCAGCAGGTCTGTGTACTGGCCATGGATATCAcctagagagagcagaggggttgGGAGACGACCATTATTTGATGTGccctttattttaccagggaaGTCACATTGAGATTGACATTGCCTTTCTTTTTTAAAGTGCACCCTGGACACCTGgaaggagtggagaagagagtgagTGACTAGACTTGAGCCAGATTGTGTCCTTGCTGGAAGGGAGATGGCCCCATCCGGCAGAGCCGCAGACACTCGAGGGAGACAGCATTTATATCCTCCTGCTCTACTTACTGAGCTAGGCCTTTGTCTCTCCAATGTGTTATCctatcctctcctttctctctgacATGTTGGCTTAAAGACAATTGTGTGTGGTAAGGATAGTGCCAGGACCATAAAAATGTATAGAATGGTATGGATAGTGCCAGGACACCAGCGTATTTATAGGCATCTGTGGTTTTATTTACCTGAAGATTTGAGGACAGGTATGAGTACCTGTTTATAGCTTCATAATTCTGTATTTTATTCCATGAGTTTTAATTTCCTTATTTTTAACTATCATTGGGAAAGagctagtaagtaagcatttcacggtgaagTCTACACCTGCTATATtcggcacatgacaaataaaatgtcatttgatttagGTAGGCTTCTGGACATCTTTCTTGGCCATGTAAAGTCACTCACCTTAGGCCTGTCAgctttttatatttttctaaCCCTGGTATGACTCATTTCTCATATGCTATTTGTGCTCTAAgatacacagagcgagagagaccgagagacagagagtgctCCAGAGTAAAGATAGCGCAAGCGGGAGAAGTAATTGTACTGACCACAAATTTTGAGCGGCGCCTCCAGCTCCAGTAGGATGGGCTGGCTGAGGAAGATCTCCCGGGACTTGATGCACAACCCCCGCACCTCCGCCTCCGTCATCTGGACTATCTTCCCTGGACGGCATCCTCGCACTTGACAAAAAGATAGGGCGATCAATCACAACCATGAGTCATGACCCTGCTCTCCATTGTAATCATGCCGACTTTGTTTCACACTCTTTTTTTATGGTCTTCAAATCAGTGCAGAATATGAAACCACCGTGTAAGTCCTAAAAGAAGAAACAAAAGTTGGACCAAATCCTTTTGATATCGTTGCAAAACCCTCAaatttcaatgtaatttcattcaGATGGCATAAATTTACACTTtgaccaataataataataacactgtTGAAACAAAAAACAACTTCCAAGGTCCTAACCGATTTCTAATAGGATGACAACTACCGCATATCTAATGGACATTTAGAAAAGGCCTTCTGCTCGAATTCACAAATGACAGATGATTGCAGGTCACAGCCATTTGACTTTCATTAACAGTAATCGATTGGCTAATGGTTTTTAGGGAGTCACCGAGTAAACCTCCCGGCTAGGACGTGGATGACATTGagttgggattttttttttttttttttaaggcttGCCATTTCGGGTTCAGCAATGTGCTGGCAACatgaaaggagtgagagagagagacagcaagtaATTGTCACTGCTGCTGTGTGCAGTGTTCCAAGTGGGGATAAATTGTCTTGAAAGCGTGTTATGTATAATTTGATGGTAAAATGCTTTTTATTCATTCATAGTGTGTATTATTTTGGCTAATAAATACAGATGAGGTTGACTGTATTTTTTGTAAGTTTCAAGTTAaagtcacgtgcacaagtacagtgaaatgcctgtaAATCCAAAAATGCAGTAATCAATGTCAATGTAGTACTACAAAATaacaacaggacaaaaacacaagaaataaaaataacacaAGAAAGTAAAAATCTATattcagggtcagttccaatagcATATTCAGACTGAACAAAATTGTtaaaatgcaacaattttaacggtttcactgagttacagttcatataaggaaataggcccacccacttgggagccaggacAACCCATCTCTAAAACGAAgttgaggcagcttatggtagagaaatgagcattcaattatctggcaacagctctggtggacattcctgcagtcagcatgccaattggacACACTCTcataacttgagacatctgtggcattgtgtttggcattgtgttgtgtgacaaaactgcacattttagagtggtcttttattgtttccagcacaagttgcacctgtgcaatgatcatgctgtttaattagcttcttgatatgccacacctgtcaggtggatggattatcttggcaaaggtgaaatgctcattaacagggatgtaaactaatttgtgcacaaaatgtgagagaaatcaACTTTtctaatgaaacatgggaccaacactacatgttgccttcacatttctgttcagtgtaaAATGTGCTGGGCTATTGGAGTGACAGATATACTTTTGTCCGTGTAGTatatggacaccctttcaaattagtggattcagccatTTTAGCCACACTCGTTGACAGGTATAACatccagcacacagccatgcaatttccatagacaaacattggcagtagaatggccagtactgaagagctcagtgactttcaatgtggctctgtcattggatgccacctttctaacaagtcagttcagCACTGGTCAACCGTAAGTTATGTTACTGTGAATTGGAAACCTCTTGGAGCAACAACGGATCAGCCACTaactggtaggccacacaagctcacagaacgggactgccgagagCTGAAGCACATAGTGCGTAAAAATAgtttgtccttggttgcaacactccctaTTGTGTTccaagcaacatcagcacaacaaCTGTTAGTCGGGAGTTTCAtaaaatgagtttccatggccgagcagccgcacacaagcctaagatcacaatgcaaaacattggctggagtggtgtaacgcTTGACAACATTGGAAtctggaaacacattctctgtagtgattaatcacgcttcaccatctggtagtccatTGGCCAAATCTGGGtttagcggatgccaggagagGTTGACTGACGCAAACTAGAGGTTGATGATGCCAACCAGAGGATGACTgattaatcggcatggctgattaattatggccgatttcaagttttcataacaatcggtaatctgcatttttggacaccgattacattgcaatccacaaggaaactgcgtggcaggctgaccacctgttacgcgagtgcagcaaggagccacagTAGgttgctagcattaaacttctcttataaaaaacaatcttcacataatcactagttaaactagtaatatcatcaaccatgtgtagttaactagcttgtcctgcgtttcatataatcaatgtggtggctgttgatttatcatcaaatcacagcctagactgcatccaatctgctgagtagagtgttggaggatattctgtaaatgacatcgccaaattAATgtatcggaaggatagtcagtttgacgagggtatgtttggcagcatgagtgaagaatgatttgttgcgaaataggaa is part of the Oncorhynchus tshawytscha isolate Ot180627B linkage group LG18, Otsh_v2.0, whole genome shotgun sequence genome and encodes:
- the LOC112217890 gene encoding serine/threonine-protein phosphatase PP1-beta catalytic subunit; the encoded protein is MAESELNVDSIISRLLEVRGCRPGKIVQMTEAEVRGLCIKSREIFLSQPILLELEAPLKICGDIHGQYTDLLRLFEYGGFPPEANYLFLGDYVDRGKQSLETICLLLAYKIKYPENFFLLRGNHECASINRIYGFYDECKRRFNIKLWKTFTDCFNCLPIAAIIDEKIFCCHGGLSPDLQSMEQIRRIMRPTDVPDTGLLCDLLWSDPDKDVQGWGENDRGVSFTFGADVVSKFLNRHDLDLICRAHQVVEDGYEFFAKRQLVTLFSAPNYCGEFDNAGGMMSVDESLMCSFQILKPSEKKAKYQYGGVNTGRPVTPPRTAQAPKKR